A region from the Papaver somniferum cultivar HN1 unplaced genomic scaffold, ASM357369v1 unplaced-scaffold_125, whole genome shotgun sequence genome encodes:
- the LOC113331270 gene encoding uncharacterized protein LOC113331270 has translation MSSRINGSTGPQDDGLGDVVRALNVVAQAMQQQVNLNQNAPPPPPPPPPNQRALLVRRFIEQRHDSFKDSPDPLVVEDWIDKIEKIFTLLNVNDEDKLNLAVYKLENEATRWWDMTLRSRNDGLFNWVEFQLAFLNKYFPQTTGNQRMIEFMLLTQRNMTVEQYQAKLEELSRFAPHLVENEELKTFKFQEGLNPSIKSRLSVLKSTSYTEIVERAMIAERELEETARILERHAGDRNGNDENKNHRYKSKENINYAQRHLQHVVCFECKQPGHYKRKCPQLGAQRDQQPSVAQRQNRDNL, from the coding sequence ATGTCTAGTCGTATTAATGGTTCAACCGGCCCACAAGATGATGGTTTAGGTGATGTTGTTCGTGCTTTGAATGTTGTTGCTCAAGCGATGCAACAACAAGTGAATCTTAATCAGAAcgcacctcctcctcctcctcctcctccacctaATCAAAGGGCTTTGTTAGTTAGAAGGTTTATTGAACAAAGGCATGATTCCTTTAAGGATAGTCCTGATCCACTAGTTGTTGAAGATTGGATAGATAAGATTGAGAAAATATTCACCTTATTAAACGTGAATGATGAGGATAAGCTGAATCTTGCAGTTTATAAGCTTGAGAATGAAGCCACTCGTTGGTGGGATATGACTCTTCGTTCTAGAAATGATGGCTTGTTTAACTGGGTAGAATTTCAACTCGCTTTCCTAAATAAGTACTTTCCACAAACTACAGGAAACCAACGCATGATCGAGTTTATGCTGTTGACCCAGAGAAATATGACGGTAGAGCAGTATCAAGCCAAGTTAGAAGAACTTTCTCGTTTTGCTCCCCACTTGGTTGAAAATGAAGAGCTGAAGACTTTTAAGTTTCAGGAGGGACTTAACCCTTCAATTAAGAGTAGGTTGTCTGTTTTGAAGAGTACATCCTATACTGAGATAGTGGAGAGAGCGATGATCGCGGAGAGAGAACTCGAGGAAACTGCGAGAATCCTTGAGCGCCATGCTGGCGATAGGAATGGGAACGATGAGAATAAAAATCACCGCTACAAAAGTAAAGAGAACATAAACTATGCACAAAGGCACCTCCAACATGTTGTGTGTTTTGAGTGCAAGCAACCCGGTCACTATAAGAGGAAATGCCCCCAACTTGGTGCTCAGCGGGATCAACAGCCTTCTGTGGCGCAACGTCAGAACCGAGATAACCTCTAA